One part of the Vicia villosa cultivar HV-30 ecotype Madison, WI linkage group LG6, Vvil1.0, whole genome shotgun sequence genome encodes these proteins:
- the LOC131610644 gene encoding DNA damage-repair/toleration protein DRT102, with protein sequence MAELKAPVKIIAGADDFGTPLKDALISHLRSLNIEIEDLGTSSYYSAGAEVGRRVSQSTSSSSLNVRGIVVCGTGAGVSIFANKFPGVFATTCLTPSEAVNARSINNSNVIAFSGKYTSPETAIEIVNTWLKTPFKAACPANDNKPWPEEIENFLDKSLIEMPEIGKREPVDTCAVCCLVKNRELNPIDLIPGGSMKIVRETPTSAFVRFKAGSVEPAHHHTFGHDLVVLEGKKSVWNLTKEERYDLTVGDYLFTPAGDVHRVKYHEDTEFFIKWDGHWDMFFDEDLDTAKTAIDKELGIGK encoded by the coding sequence ATGGCAGAACTCAAAGCCCCCGTCAAAATCATCGCCGGAGCCGATGACTTTGGCACTCCTCTCAAAGACGCTCTGATCTCCCACCTCCGTTCCCTCAACATCGAAATCGAAGACCTCGGAACCTCTTCTTACTACTCCGCCGGCGCCGAGGTCGGCCGCCGCGTCTCCCAATCCACATCCTCCTCCTCCCTGAACGTCCGCGGAATTGTCGTATGTGGAACCGGTGCCGGCGTCTCCATCTTCGCCAACAAATTCCCCGGCGTGTTCGCCACCACCTGTCTCACTCCCTCTGAGGCCGTCAACGCCAGATCCATCAACAACTCAAACGTGATTGCTTTCTCTGGTAAGTACACATCACCAGAAACCGCTATCGAGATCGTTAACACATGGCTGAAAACACCGTTCAAGGCCGCGTGTCCTGCAAACGATAACAAACCGTGGCCGGAAGAGATCGAGAACTTTCTCGACAAATCGCTGATCGAAATGCCGGAGATCGGAAAACGCGAACCGGTTGACACATGTGCGGTTTGCTGTTTGGTGAAGAACCGGGAACTGAACCCGATCGATTTGATTCCGGGCGGTTCAATGAAGATTGTTAGGGAGACTCCGACGTCCGCGTTCGTGAGATTCAAAGCCGGGAGTGTGGAGCCGGCGCATCATCATACGTTTGGGCACGATTTGGTGGTGCTGGAAGGGAAGAAGAGTGTTTGGAATTTGACGAAGGAGGAGAGATATGATCTAACGGTTGGAGATTATTTGTTTACTCCTGCTGGTGATGTGCATAGAGTGAAGTATCATGAGGATACTGAGTTTTTCATCAAATGGGATGGTCATTGGGATATGTTTTTTGATGAGGATCTTGATACTGCCAAAACTGCAATTGATAAGGAATTAGGCATAGgtaagtga
- the LOC131610646 gene encoding uncharacterized protein LOC131610646, which produces MKDFPTCFGENGVQVADSSSSSSSPARNAQNNMVTCVYQCRIRGRSCPVTVNWSKNLVGHVLTVGIHDCVCKVDVKPWVFSKKKGCKSLEAFSAKIDVFWDLSSAKFGSGPQPLEGFYVGVVVDRQMVLLLGNLRKEAFKKTNAVPFPCGSSGAILVAKKENVFGKKMYGTKTVFRDNGQTHDLVIECDTTSGVSDPSLIIRIDSKIVMQVNRLRWKFRGNHIILVDGLAVEVFWDVHNWLFGTSLADAVFMFRTCLPADKLWTRQPLSSDDAGLLQWSFSERFSETKFPGLGFSLILYAWKNV; this is translated from the coding sequence ATGAAGGATTTTCCTACTTGTTTTGGTGAGAATGGAGTTCAAGTTGCAGATTCTTCTTCGTCGTCGTCGAGTCCGGCGAGGAATGCGCAGAATAATATGGTTACTTGTGTTTATCAATGCCGGATACGGGGGAGGTCGTGTCCGGTTACGGTTAATTGGAGTAAGAATTTGGTGGGTCATGTTCTGACGGTTGGGATCCATGATTGTGTTTGTAAGGTGGATGTGAAACCGTGGGTTTTTTCGAAGAAGAAAGGTTGCAAGAGTCTTGAGGCTTTTTCGGCTAAAATTGATGTCTTTTGGGATCTTTCTTCGGCTAAATTTGGTTCGGGGCCTCAACCGTTAGAAGGGTTTTATGTTGGGGTTGTTGTGGATCGGCAGATGGTTCTTCTTCTTGGGAATTTGAGGAAAGAAGCTTTCAAGAAAACGAATGCTGTTCCGTTCCCGTGTGGTTCTAGTGGAGCTATTTTAGTAGCCAAGAAAGAGAATGTTTTTGGTAAGAAGATGTATGGTACCAAGACTGTGTTTCGTGATAACGGCCAAACTCATGATCTTGTGATTGAATGTGATACCACAAGTGGTGTTAGTGATCCGTCGCTTATAATTCGCATAGACAGCAAAATTGTGATGCAAGTGAATCGGTTGAGGTGGAAGTTTAGGGGGAATCATATAATCCTTGTTGATGGCCTTGCGGTGGAAGTTTTTTGGGATGTTCATAATTGGCTCTTTGGTACGTCTCTTGCAGATGCTGTTTTTATGTTCAGGACGTGTCTCCCGGCGGATAAGTTGTGGACTAGACAACCCCTTTCTTCTGATGATGCTGGTCTGCTTCAGTGGTCTTTCTCTGAGAGGTTTTCTGAAACCAAATTCCCGGGTCTTGGTTTTTCACTTATTTTGTATGCATGGAAGAACGTGTAG